A genomic window from Triticum urartu cultivar G1812 chromosome 7, Tu2.1, whole genome shotgun sequence includes:
- the LOC125523852 gene encoding disease resistance protein RPM1-like — translation MAETVVSMARSMLGGAISKAASAAAAELSLVMGVQKDIWFIKDELKTMQAFLAAAEATKNRDMLLKVWAEQVRDLSYNIEDCLDEFMVHVRSQSLMKRLMKIKDRRRIAIQIRNLKSRVEEVSSRNSRYNLIKTEASTTSDKEVSYIEDVRNHSASNTDEAELVGFTKPMEELIKLMDVNTRDGDAKVICVVGMGGLGKTTLARKTYESKEDIVKNFSCCAWITVSQSFFKIEMLKDMIRQLLGGDSLKNLLKELEGKVVQVKDLAEYLNQEIKDKRYLIILDDLWTIDAWRWIKDIVFPSSNKKGSRIIVTTRDVGLAKECTLESLIYHLKTLEVVEATNLLLKKSRKVSEEMDKDENFKSIVEKLVKKCGCLPLAILTIGGILATKKILEWEHFYSQLPSELESNPSLEAMKMMVTLSYNHLPSHLKPCFLYLSIFPEDFEIQMRRLVERWIAEGLIRGGTGVNIEDVAKGYFNELINRSMLQPSRVNIEGVVKSCRVHDIVRDVMISVSRDENFVYVVGNNVTGAMEETFRHIAYNGSMCQQIDMDWSHVRSVTMFGESSLGPSPLVCSFDMRMLRALDLENAQFQVTQKDISNIGLLRHLKYVNFSDPRGYSAIYKLPRSIRKLQGLRTLNIRDSYVTELPTEISKLKSLHSLRCTRRSRYTYFDLNDPKECLVRTLCLPMLFTPLVNPSERTEAVAELHMAWSSRWSRSHGVRVPKGISKLKELQILEVVDISRTSRKAIKELGDLVQLRKLSVVREGATKQKCKVLWDAVQKLTCLRSLEVEGSLEWLHAVSSPPPLLRSLKLDGCLGEIPGWVGSLIHLVKLYLWHSEIKEEGKIMEIPGPLPNLMLLRLGWGSYSGEKLEFRTGAFPNLKKLEIWSLEQVRELIFEEGTSPQLGKIEIGDCWLESGINGIEHLASVKEISLRWDGKVGRLGMLQREVDAHPNHPVLRLEKEWSHHDLGDIVHGSTIVIHVDEATEGEESSPLHPEHASAGETSSSQVVAVMTTTGSDSCSSQGPNIREVQGSALVEDDFWSCNSDGDDA, via the exons ATGGCCGAGACGGTGGTAAGCATGGCGAGGTCTATGCTGGGGGGCGCCATCAGCAAGGCCGCCTCTGCCGCGGCCGCCGAGCTGAGCTTGGTGATGGGTGTGCAGAAGGATATCTG GTTCATCAAAGACGAGCTAAAGACGATGCAGGCATTCTTGGCAGCTGCTGAAGCAACGAAGAACAGAGACATGCTGCTGAAGGTGTGGGCAGAGCAAGTTAGGGACCTGTCCTACAACATAGAAGATTGCCTTGATGAATTTATGGTTCATGTGAGGAGCCAAAGCCTGATGAAACGGCTGATGAAGATCAAAGATCGTCGTAGGATTGCTATCCAAATTCGCAACCTGAAATCAAGAGTTGAAGAAGTGAGCAGCAGGAATTCACGCTACAACTTGATCAAGACAGAGGCCTCAACGACCAGTGACAAGGAGGTTTCTTACATAGAAGATGTACGTAATCATTCAGCAAGCAACACTGATGAAGCAGAACTTGTGGGCTTTACAAAGCCTATGGAGGAGTTGATTAAGCTGATGGATGTCAACACTAGAGATGGTGATGCCAAAGTTATATGTGTCGTTGGCATGGGTGGTTTAGGCAAGACTACTCTTGCAAGAAAAACTTATGAAAGtaaggaagatattgtgaagaaTTTTTCTTGTTGTGCATGGATCACAGTTTCACAGTCATTTTTCAAGATAGAAATGCTCAAGGATATGATCAGGCAACTTCTGGGTGGAGATTCACTGAAGAACTTGTTGAAAGAACTTGAAGGGAAGGTGGTGCAAGTAAAGGACCTAGCTGAGTACCTCAATCAAGAGATTAAGGATAAGAGGTACCTAATTATTCTTGATGACTTGTGGACCATAGATGCATGGAGGTGGATTAAAGATATTGTTTTTCCTAGTAGTAACAAGAAAGGTAGTCGGATAATAGTAACAACACGTGATGTTGGCTTAGCAAAGGAATGTACTCTTGAATCCCTTATCTACCACCTTAAAACCTTAGAGGTAGTCGAGGCCACAAATTTGCTACTAAAAAAGAGTAGGAAAGTATCTGAAGAAATGGACAAAGATGAAAACTTCAAGAGCATAGTTGAAAAACTAGTTAAAAAGTGTGGTTGTTTACCACTGGCCATACTCACAATTGGAGGGATCCTTGCCACTAAAAAGATATTAGAGTGGGAGCACTTCTATAGCCAACTCCCGTCTGAGCTTGAGAGTAACCCAAGCCTTGAAGCAATGAAGATGATGGTTACTTTGAGTTACAACCACTTGCCATCTCATCTTAAGCCATGTTTCTTATACCTAAGCATCTTTCCGGAGGATTTTGAAATCCAGATGAGACGTCTAGTAGAAAGATGGATTGCCGAGGGGTTGATTAGAGGTGGGACTGGGGTGAACATTGAGGATGTGGCAAAAGGTTACTTTAATGAGTTAATCAACCGAAGTATGCTTCAACCATCAAGGGTGAACATAGAAGGAGTTGTGAAGAGCTGTCGAGTCCATGATATTGTGCGCGATGTCATGATCTCAGTTTCTAGAGATGAAAATTTTGTGTATGTGGTGGGAAATAATGTAACTGGTGCTATGGAGGAGACTTTCCGACATATAGCATACAATGGTAGCATGTGCCAACAGATAGACATGGATTGGAGCCATGTCCGGTCAGTAACTATGTTTGGTGAGAGCTCATTGGGTCCATCACCTTTAGTTTGTTCATTTGACATGAGAATGCTCCGGGCCTTGGATCTAGAGAATGCACAGTTTCAAGTCACACAAAAGGATATCAGCAACATAGGCTTGTTGCGCCACTTGAAGTATGTGAATTTTTCTGATCCTCGTGGATATTCGGCTATTTATAAACTTCCTAGATCCATAAGAAAATTGCAAGGCTTGCGTACTTTGAACATAAGAGACAGTTATGTTACAGAGCTGCCAACTGAGATTAGTAAACTCAAGAGTCTACATAGTCTCCGTTGTACCAGAAGGAGTAGGTACACATACTTTGACCTGAATGACCCCAAGGAATGCTTGGTGCGCACACTTTGTCTGCCCATGTTGTTCACACCTTTGGTTAATCCTAGTGAGCGCACCGAGGCAGTTGCTGAACTACACATGGCATGGTCTAGCCGTTGGTCAAGGTCACATGGTGTGAGGGTGCCAAAAGGAATCAGCAAACTGAAAGAGCTGCAAATACTAGAGGTCGTGGACATCAGCCGGACTAGTCGCAAAGCAATTAAGGAGCTAGGTGATCTTGTGCAGCTAAGAAAACTGAGCGTGGTAAGAGAAGGGGCCACCAAGCAAAAATGCAAGGTACTGTGGGATGCCGTTCAGAAGCTCACTTGCCTCCGCTCCCTTGAAGTGGAAGGTTCACTCGAGTGGCTGCATGCTGtttcctctcctcctcccctgtTGAGGAGTCTGAAGTTGGATGGATGCCTTGGAGAGATTCCTGGCTGGGTTGGCAGTCTGATCCATTTGGTCAAGCTTTACTTATGGCACAGCGAAATAAAGGAAGAGGGTAAAATCATGGAAATACCAGGGCCACTTCCCAACCTCATGCTGCTTCGTCTTGGATGGGGCTCTTATAGTGGGGAGAAGTTGGAGTTCAGAACAGGAGCATTCCCAAATCTCAAGAAGCTTGAAATTTGGAGTCTCGAGCAAGTGAGAGAGTTGATATTCGAGGAGGGCACCTCGCCCCAGCTGGGAAAGATAGAAATCGGCGACTGCTGGTTGGAATCAGGGATCAATGGTATCGAGCACCTTGCAAGTGTCAAGGAGATTTCACTTCGTTGGGATGGTAAAGTGGGCAGGCTTGGTATGCTGCAACGTGAAGTGGACGCACACCCAAACCATCCCGTGCTGCGACTGGAGAAGGAATGGAGCCATCACGACCTGGGTGACATTGTCCACGGATCCACTATTGTAATACATGTGGATGAAGCAACGGAGGGGGAGGAATCATCACCTCTCCATCCCGAGCATGCATCAGCGGGGGAGACCTCCTCCTCGCAGGTGGTGGCCGTGATGACGACCACGGGGAGCGACAG TTGTAGCAGCCAAGGCCCTAACATAAGGGAGGTCCAAGGCTCTGCTTTGGTGGAAGACGATTTTTGGTCCTGCAATTCCGACGGCGACGATGCTTGA